One stretch of Candidatus Falkowbacteria bacterium DNA includes these proteins:
- a CDS encoding TrmH family RNA methyltransferase has product MQKPSIIVIANKIRSLYNVGSIFRTCDAIGAEKLYLAGYTASPNEKPIQLAKTALGADLTVPWEKIKTLAPTIKKYKSLGYEIIGLEEVKNKSLDYRKWQPKNKVVIILGNEVTGIPSNIQKQCDKIISLPMLGIKKSLNVTVALGGLLYYILATK; this is encoded by the coding sequence ATGCAAAAACCAAGTATTATTGTTATTGCCAACAAAATTAGGAGCCTTTATAACGTAGGATCAATTTTCCGAACCTGCGATGCCATTGGTGCTGAAAAATTATATTTAGCTGGTTATACTGCTTCACCAAATGAAAAACCAATTCAATTAGCCAAGACTGCTCTTGGTGCTGATTTAACTGTCCCCTGGGAAAAGATCAAGACCTTGGCACCAACCATCAAAAAATATAAATCTTTGGGTTATGAAATTATTGGACTGGAAGAAGTTAAAAACAAAAGTTTGGATTACAGAAAATGGCAACCAAAAAATAAAGTGGTTATTATTCTTGGCAATGAAGTAACCGGTATTCCTTCAAATATTCAAAAACAATGTGATAAAATCATTTCACTCCCAATGTTAGGCATAAAGAAAAGCCTTAATGTAACTGTAGCTTTAGGTGGCTTATTGTATTATATTTTAGCCACTAAGTGA